In the genome of Hymenobacter cellulosivorans, one region contains:
- a CDS encoding amidohydrolase → MKKLLWSVLGGWLLSTAALGQQPADMVLLNGKLFTADATQPTAQALAIRGERIVAVGTTAEISKLTGPRTRRLDLQGRTVTPGFNDAHNHFSPSPRGTTLALDALEPTWEETTKALTAAVQQAPAGGWVFGRVGRAVVTNEQVTRAALDQLAPNHAVLLRAHYGHGYIANSRALQQLGIGEQQPDPLGGYFEHTATGQLNGRFWEYAQWPASRTLALQTPDSVALAELRQLSAEALRLGITSVQLFSFLPFDQFVRLLAQAKLPIRVRAIPFSPTTPQQRDLGEVRQLPALQSKLPATVKASGMKWVLDGTPYERGAALRQPYQDRPGWTGKLNFSEAEVARMVQESVDFKQQLLLHCAGDRTAEVVLQALEGNGSAASWPARRVRIEHGDGLIGDLVPRARALGVVVVQNPSHFTEPQLFHQRWGTKMQPLGSLLKAGIPLALGSDGPLNPFLNIMLAGITPSNPGEVLTRQQAVQAYTYGSAFAEFEERNKGRLAVGQLADVVVLSQDIFTVPPPELPKTSSLLTIIGGKVVYDAKVLK, encoded by the coding sequence ATGAAGAAGCTACTGTGGAGTGTACTGGGCGGGTGGCTGCTGAGCACGGCCGCCCTGGGGCAGCAGCCCGCCGATATGGTACTGCTGAATGGCAAGCTCTTTACGGCCGATGCCACCCAGCCTACGGCCCAGGCCCTGGCCATTCGGGGGGAGCGAATTGTGGCCGTCGGCACCACGGCCGAAATTAGTAAGCTGACCGGGCCCCGTACCCGCCGCCTCGACTTGCAGGGCCGCACTGTGACGCCGGGCTTCAACGACGCCCATAACCACTTCAGCCCCTCGCCCCGGGGTACTACGCTGGCCCTCGATGCCCTGGAGCCTACTTGGGAAGAAACCACCAAGGCCCTGACGGCTGCTGTGCAGCAGGCCCCGGCCGGAGGCTGGGTGTTTGGTCGGGTCGGCCGGGCGGTAGTTACCAACGAGCAGGTGACCCGTGCGGCTCTCGACCAGTTGGCGCCCAACCATGCCGTACTACTGCGGGCCCACTACGGGCACGGCTACATTGCCAACTCCCGGGCCCTGCAGCAGCTCGGTATCGGGGAGCAGCAGCCCGACCCTCTGGGTGGCTATTTCGAGCACACGGCCACTGGGCAGCTCAACGGCCGGTTTTGGGAATACGCCCAGTGGCCGGCCAGCCGCACCCTGGCCCTGCAGACGCCCGACTCGGTAGCGTTGGCCGAGCTGCGCCAATTGTCTGCCGAAGCCCTGCGTTTGGGTATTACCTCGGTGCAGCTTTTTTCCTTTCTGCCCTTCGACCAGTTTGTTCGCCTGCTGGCGCAAGCCAAGCTGCCGATACGGGTGCGGGCCATCCCGTTTTCGCCTACCACGCCCCAGCAGCGAGACCTGGGCGAAGTGCGGCAACTGCCGGCCCTGCAGAGCAAGCTGCCTGCTACCGTGAAGGCCAGCGGCATGAAGTGGGTGCTCGACGGGACACCTTACGAGCGGGGCGCTGCCCTGCGCCAGCCCTACCAGGACCGCCCCGGCTGGACCGGCAAGCTGAATTTCAGCGAAGCTGAAGTAGCCCGCATGGTGCAGGAATCGGTGGATTTCAAGCAGCAGCTGCTACTGCACTGCGCCGGCGACCGGACAGCTGAAGTCGTGCTACAGGCCCTTGAAGGAAATGGCTCCGCCGCCAGCTGGCCCGCCCGCCGGGTCCGTATCGAGCACGGCGACGGGCTCATCGGCGACTTGGTGCCGCGGGCCCGGGCGCTGGGCGTAGTGGTGGTGCAAAACCCGAGTCACTTCACCGAGCCCCAGCTGTTTCACCAGCGGTGGGGTACCAAGATGCAGCCCCTGGGCTCGTTGCTGAAGGCGGGCATTCCGCTGGCGTTGGGTTCGGACGGGCCCCTAAATCCATTTCTGAACATCATGCTGGCGGGCATTACCCCCAGCAACCCCGGCGAGGTCCTCACTCGGCAGCAGGCGGTGCAGGCCTATACTTACGGCTCGGCCTTTGCCGAATTTGAGGAACGGAACAAAGGCCGGCTGGCGGTGGGGCAGCTGGCCGACGTGGTGGTCTTATCCCAGGATATCTTCACGGTGCCCCCACCCGAATTACCCAAGACCAGCAGCCTGCTCACCATCATCGGGGGCAAAGTGGTGTATGATGCCAAGGTGCTGAAGTAG
- a CDS encoding GNAT family N-acetyltransferase has product MSSADATSPQSTPLRIRPATPADEAFIRQVMPRLVEFGPPAWRDAAQLTATDVAVLLEAVLHPSPRRSVFIAEHDEPLGLVHLTINTDFYQQEHAHLADLVVATAAEGQGVGRALLDYAEGWARARGYSWLTLSVFAQNTHARAVYERAGFGQDIIKYVKVLT; this is encoded by the coding sequence ATGTCTTCCGCTGACGCTACTTCTCCGCAAAGTACCCCGCTCCGGATTCGGCCCGCCACCCCAGCCGATGAAGCCTTCATTCGCCAGGTTATGCCCCGCCTAGTGGAGTTTGGGCCGCCCGCCTGGCGCGACGCCGCCCAGCTTACGGCCACCGATGTAGCCGTGTTGCTGGAGGCCGTGCTTCACCCTTCACCCCGCCGCAGCGTGTTTATCGCCGAACACGATGAGCCCCTGGGTCTGGTGCACCTGACCATCAACACCGACTTTTACCAGCAGGAGCACGCCCACTTGGCCGACTTGGTGGTAGCTACGGCGGCCGAGGGCCAGGGCGTGGGCCGGGCCTTGCTCGACTACGCCGAAGGCTGGGCCCGCGCCCGGGGCTATTCCTGGCTGACTTTGAGCGTATTTGCCCAAAACACCCACGCCCGGGCCGTCTATGAGCGGGCCGGTTTTGGGCAGGACATTATCAAATACGTCAAGGTTCTAACCTAG
- a CDS encoding AraC family transcriptional regulator, translated as MHVQAEFSHAPFEILVEEVTEWRKRPEQHNFFELVLVEEGQGRQCINYQHVPYEQHSIFLLPPLNCHSFEVLTPTRFLFVRFTNQVFDKSRPGELDFEDWFRKMSYILVNYNRVPGDVIRSGPDKEHLLHLLQLVRHEHARRDKFSPGMIQSCLVTILNILARNIEAAFVGAEGSPAAPRFQQVLNHVQHHLFDNEQLRVARLAEEFSVSATYFGEYFRRNAGESLQEYVLKSRLKVAEARLLYSGNSVKEIAYELGFSDASHLSRQFKKYHGYTIQAFKQRGTFDLLTTGAPVCSVPARPTPALG; from the coding sequence ATGCATGTGCAGGCAGAGTTTTCCCATGCGCCCTTCGAAATCCTGGTGGAGGAAGTCACGGAGTGGCGCAAGCGGCCCGAGCAGCACAACTTCTTCGAGCTGGTGCTGGTGGAAGAAGGGCAGGGGCGGCAGTGCATCAACTACCAGCACGTGCCCTACGAGCAGCACAGCATTTTCCTGCTGCCCCCGCTCAACTGCCACTCCTTCGAGGTGCTCACGCCCACGCGGTTTTTGTTCGTGCGCTTCACCAATCAGGTCTTCGACAAAAGCCGCCCCGGAGAGCTGGACTTCGAGGACTGGTTTCGCAAAATGTCCTACATCTTGGTCAACTATAACCGGGTGCCCGGCGACGTTATCCGCTCCGGACCCGATAAAGAGCACCTGCTGCACCTGCTTCAGCTGGTGCGTCACGAGCACGCCCGGCGCGACAAGTTTTCCCCAGGCATGATTCAAAGCTGCTTGGTAACCATTCTCAACATCCTGGCCCGCAACATCGAGGCGGCGTTTGTGGGGGCCGAGGGCAGTCCGGCCGCGCCCCGGTTTCAGCAGGTACTCAACCACGTGCAGCACCATCTTTTCGACAACGAGCAGCTGCGCGTAGCCCGCCTGGCCGAGGAGTTCAGCGTGTCGGCCACCTACTTCGGAGAGTACTTTCGGCGCAACGCGGGCGAGTCGCTGCAGGAATACGTGCTCAAGTCGCGGCTGAAAGTGGCCGAGGCCCGCCTGCTGTACTCGGGCAACTCCGTGAAGGAAATAGCCTACGAGCTGGGCTTCAGCGACGCCAGCCACCTTTCGCGCCAGTTCAAGAAGTACCACGGCTACACCATTCAGGCTTTTAAGCAGCGCGGTACTTTTGACTTGCTCACCACCGGCGCCCCAGTCTGCTCTGTACCAGCCCGACCAACGCCGGCGCTAGGTTAG
- a CDS encoding NADP-dependent oxidoreductase, which yields MQPHPTFASFFNYTSFNMKAFILTEPTGPRGLRLTELPTPTPAATDVLLRVQALSVNPVDAKSTEGKAMYGRFKDEQPLILGWDVAGTVEAVGAAVTSLRPGDEVFGMINFPGHARAYAEYVAAPAAHLVRKPATTSTTDAAAATLAALTAWQALVSQANLQAGQRVLIHAAAGGVGHYAVQLAKHLGAYVIGTASAAKRDFALSLGADEVIDYQAQAFEQALEPVDVVLDCLSGETQLRSLEVLKPGGTLVSILGLTPDTPARAEQRGVTAKAMLVDSNQPGMQEVADLLASGALRSHVSLTVPFAELPKALEQILTGSTQGKVVITL from the coding sequence ATGCAACCGCACCCCACCTTTGCCTCGTTCTTCAACTACACTTCCTTCAATATGAAAGCCTTTATCCTGACCGAGCCCACCGGCCCCCGCGGCCTGCGCCTGACCGAGCTGCCCACCCCCACTCCTGCCGCTACCGACGTGCTGCTGCGGGTGCAGGCCCTGAGCGTGAATCCCGTGGACGCCAAATCCACCGAGGGCAAGGCCATGTACGGCCGCTTTAAAGACGAGCAGCCGCTGATTCTGGGCTGGGACGTGGCCGGCACCGTGGAAGCCGTGGGCGCCGCGGTAACCAGCCTGCGGCCCGGCGACGAGGTGTTCGGCATGATAAACTTCCCCGGCCATGCCCGCGCCTACGCCGAGTACGTGGCCGCTCCGGCCGCCCACCTCGTGCGCAAGCCCGCTACTACCAGCACTACCGATGCCGCCGCCGCTACCCTGGCGGCCCTCACTGCCTGGCAGGCCCTGGTTTCGCAGGCCAACCTGCAAGCTGGGCAGCGGGTTCTGATTCATGCCGCGGCCGGTGGTGTGGGCCACTACGCGGTGCAGCTGGCCAAGCACCTGGGCGCCTACGTCATTGGTACGGCCTCGGCTGCCAAGCGCGACTTTGCCCTCAGCCTGGGCGCCGATGAGGTAATTGACTACCAAGCTCAGGCCTTCGAGCAAGCATTGGAGCCTGTGGATGTGGTGCTCGACTGCCTGTCGGGCGAAACCCAGCTTCGCTCCCTGGAAGTACTCAAGCCCGGCGGCACACTAGTCAGTATCCTGGGCCTCACGCCCGACACGCCCGCCCGGGCCGAGCAGCGCGGCGTAACGGCCAAAGCCATGCTCGTGGATTCCAACCAGCCCGGCATGCAAGAAGTGGCCGACTTGCTGGCCAGCGGTGCGCTTCGCTCCCACGTGTCGCTCACGGTGCCGTTTGCCGAGCTGCCCAAAGCCCTGGAACAGATTCTGACCGGCAGCACCCAGGGCAAAGTGGTGATTACACTGTAA
- a CDS encoding aldo/keto reductase, producing the protein MKYNLLGNTGLKVSELCLGTMTFGGKGWAKAIGELPQPAVDALVKRSVEAGINFLDTANVYSEGVSEEMTGQAIRNLGLQRDDLVVATKVRGKMGEGPNDVGLTRKHIVQQAEASLRRLGTDYIDLYQIHSYDPLTPLDETLRALDDLVRSGKVRYIGASNLAAWQLMKALAYSQYTHKEKFVSLQAYYTIAGRDLEREVVPLLQDQKLGLLVWSPLAGGLLSGKYSREDEQNQDSGRRGRFDFPPVDKDRAFTIVDALRPMAEAKGATVAQLALAWLLHQPVVSSVIIGANKPEQLDDNLKAVDVQFSPEELQQLDEVSKLAPEYPGWMLDFTGGDRQPE; encoded by the coding sequence ATGAAGTACAACCTCTTGGGCAATACCGGCCTGAAAGTATCGGAGCTGTGCCTGGGCACCATGACCTTCGGCGGCAAGGGCTGGGCCAAGGCCATTGGGGAACTGCCCCAGCCCGCCGTCGACGCCCTGGTAAAACGCTCCGTGGAAGCGGGAATCAACTTTCTAGACACGGCCAACGTGTACTCGGAAGGCGTATCGGAGGAAATGACCGGGCAGGCCATCCGCAACCTGGGTTTGCAGCGCGACGACCTGGTAGTAGCCACCAAGGTGCGCGGCAAAATGGGCGAAGGTCCCAACGACGTGGGCCTGACCCGCAAGCACATCGTGCAGCAGGCCGAAGCCAGCCTGCGCCGCCTCGGTACCGACTACATCGACCTTTACCAGATTCACTCCTACGACCCTCTCACGCCCCTGGACGAAACCCTGCGGGCCCTCGACGACCTGGTGCGTAGCGGCAAAGTGCGCTACATCGGGGCCAGCAACCTGGCGGCCTGGCAGCTGATGAAGGCCCTGGCCTATTCGCAGTACACGCACAAGGAAAAGTTCGTGTCGTTGCAGGCCTACTATACCATTGCCGGCCGCGACCTGGAGCGGGAAGTGGTGCCCTTGCTCCAGGATCAGAAGCTGGGTTTGCTGGTGTGGAGCCCATTGGCCGGCGGCCTGCTCAGTGGCAAGTATAGCCGCGAAGACGAGCAAAACCAGGACTCGGGCCGCCGGGGACGTTTCGACTTCCCGCCCGTGGATAAGGACCGCGCCTTCACCATCGTGGACGCGCTACGTCCGATGGCCGAGGCTAAGGGCGCCACGGTAGCGCAGCTGGCCCTAGCCTGGCTGCTGCATCAGCCGGTGGTCAGCAGCGTCATTATCGGGGCCAACAAGCCCGAGCAGCTCGACGACAACCTCAAGGCCGTGGACGTGCAGTTCAGCCCCGAGGAATTGCAGCAGCTCGATGAGGTAAGCAAGCTGGCCCCGGAATACCCTGGCTGGATGCTCGACTTCACCGGCGGCGACCGGCAACCCGAGTAA
- a CDS encoding SDR family NAD(P)-dependent oxidoreductase has translation MHLSTSASAFYLTPTPSPRRLLPWATGLLLLLAWVLSSCATSKPGAAVQKQVQGKTYVIIGASSGFGRGMAEQLGTMKANVVLAARRTELLEEVATKIRASGGQALVVTTDISKPEQVQALAAAALKQYGRVDVWVNDVGVGGIGRFWEIPLTDYSQLIDVNLKGIVYGSQAAIKIFQTQGSGTLMNLGSVESEVPLAYHAVYAATKGAIRNLDQALNNELRLNGYKNIKVVTIEPWAVDTPFWGHAANYSGGTPRMAAMDPPSKVVNAMVRSSVRPRQELPVGWKARGAFFSHGIFPHFTERVSANIAHRYQIKTAPPTPVTTSSLYQPVPTGRGVDDGVKPRIKAENRQRKQKKQ, from the coding sequence ATGCATCTGTCTACTTCGGCTTCCGCATTTTACCTTACTCCAACTCCCTCTCCGCGCCGCTTGCTGCCCTGGGCCACGGGCTTGCTTTTGCTACTAGCCTGGGTGCTGAGCAGCTGCGCCACCTCCAAGCCGGGCGCGGCGGTACAAAAGCAGGTACAGGGCAAAACCTACGTCATCATCGGTGCTTCGAGCGGCTTTGGCCGGGGCATGGCCGAGCAGCTGGGCACGATGAAAGCCAACGTGGTGCTGGCCGCCCGTCGCACCGAGCTGCTGGAGGAAGTAGCCACCAAGATTCGGGCGAGTGGTGGGCAGGCCCTGGTCGTGACTACCGACATCAGCAAACCCGAACAGGTGCAAGCCTTGGCCGCAGCGGCCTTGAAGCAGTATGGCCGCGTAGATGTGTGGGTCAACGACGTGGGCGTGGGCGGCATTGGCCGGTTCTGGGAAATTCCGCTCACCGACTATTCCCAGCTGATTGATGTCAACCTCAAAGGCATTGTCTACGGCAGTCAGGCCGCCATCAAGATCTTCCAGACCCAAGGCAGCGGTACGCTCATGAACCTGGGCTCGGTGGAAAGTGAGGTGCCGCTGGCCTACCACGCCGTGTACGCCGCCACCAAGGGGGCCATCCGCAACCTCGACCAGGCTCTCAACAACGAGCTGCGCCTCAACGGCTACAAGAATATCAAGGTCGTGACCATCGAGCCCTGGGCCGTGGATACGCCCTTCTGGGGCCACGCAGCCAACTACAGCGGCGGTACGCCCCGCATGGCCGCCATGGACCCGCCCAGCAAGGTCGTCAACGCCATGGTGCGCTCCTCGGTGCGGCCCCGGCAGGAGTTGCCGGTGGGCTGGAAAGCCCGGGGCGCGTTTTTCTCCCACGGCATTTTCCCCCACTTCACCGAGCGGGTATCGGCCAATATTGCCCACCGCTACCAGATCAAAACGGCCCCGCCGACCCCGGTTACTACCTCTTCCCTGTACCAGCCGGTGCCTACCGGCCGCGGTGTGGACGACGGGGTGAAACCACGCATCAAGGCCGAAAACCGGCAGCGCAAACAGAAAAAACAGTAG
- a CDS encoding chemotaxis protein CheB, which produces MTAKKKGAVKRDIVVIGASSGGVLALLEFVRTLPHDFPAPILIVQHMAPYVQSMLPQLLSEESALPAKHPRDGEPLKPGVIYVAPPDHHLLVENDTVLVKRGPKENRFRPSVDALFRSAAYTYGPRVIGVVLTGYLDDGTSGLWCVQRLGGITVVQDPQDAVSPAMPTNALEFVQADHIVPLSELSALLVRLTAETVEARPAVPQSYSELLGIEVKIARNENAFEMGIIDQGQLTAFTCPDCHGALTQLIEGKLIRFRCHTGHAYTISALLSEVSESVESLLYQSMRGLEESKMLLEHLGKYFAKDGQPTVADVFLTKAAHTGKQAHAVRKSISQHQAFSGDLAPEPRPKTTKNK; this is translated from the coding sequence ATGACCGCAAAGAAAAAGGGTGCTGTCAAACGGGATATTGTCGTAATCGGGGCTTCATCCGGGGGCGTTCTGGCTTTGCTGGAGTTCGTGCGCACTCTGCCCCACGATTTTCCCGCGCCCATTCTAATCGTGCAGCACATGGCGCCTTACGTGCAAAGCATGCTGCCTCAGCTGCTCAGCGAAGAGTCGGCGCTGCCCGCCAAGCACCCGCGCGACGGTGAACCCCTGAAGCCCGGTGTTATCTACGTCGCTCCGCCCGACCATCATTTGCTGGTCGAAAACGACACGGTGCTGGTAAAGCGCGGGCCCAAGGAAAACCGGTTTCGACCCTCAGTCGACGCGCTGTTTCGCTCGGCAGCCTACACCTACGGGCCCCGGGTTATCGGGGTGGTACTCACCGGCTACCTCGACGATGGTACCTCCGGGCTCTGGTGCGTGCAGCGCCTGGGCGGCATTACGGTGGTGCAAGACCCCCAGGATGCCGTGTCGCCGGCCATGCCGACCAATGCCCTGGAGTTTGTGCAGGCCGACCACATCGTGCCCTTGTCCGAACTGAGCGCCTTACTCGTGCGCCTCACAGCCGAAACCGTGGAAGCCCGCCCCGCAGTACCCCAAAGCTATAGCGAGCTGCTGGGCATCGAAGTCAAGATTGCCCGCAACGAGAATGCCTTCGAAATGGGTATTATCGACCAGGGCCAGCTCACGGCTTTCACCTGCCCCGACTGCCACGGCGCCCTTACGCAGCTTATCGAAGGCAAGCTGATCCGGTTCCGCTGCCACACCGGCCACGCCTACACCATCAGCGCCCTGCTCTCGGAAGTGTCGGAGTCGGTAGAAAGTTTGCTCTACCAGTCGATGCGGGGACTGGAGGAAAGCAAGATGCTGCTGGAGCACCTGGGTAAGTATTTTGCCAAGGACGGGCAGCCTACCGTGGCCGACGTGTTTCTGACCAAAGCCGCCCACACCGGAAAGCAGGCCCACGCAGTGCGCAAATCCATTTCACAGCACCAGGCCTTTAGCGGAGATTTGGCTCCTGAGCCCCGCCCAAAAACCACGAAAAATAAGTAG
- a CDS encoding helix-turn-helix domain-containing protein yields the protein MSNLADLSLRPRILYSCYHNRSAEGEQFVPEHILSFQIAGTLTTFDGSRKQVFREGDLRLSKRNHLVKFSKQPPEHGEFKSLSVTLDQETLRRFSLEHSYHTPGPAEPAEAIVALPLTPLYQSYLDSLRPYEQLAEAGSAGFLALKVHEAILLLLNSNPELQHVLFDFTEPGKLDLEAFMNRNFHFNVRLPRFAYLTGRSLATFKRDFEKIFQLSPSRWLLRRRLQEAYFLIKEKGRAPSEAYLEVGFEDLSHFSFAFKKMYGVAPSKL from the coding sequence ATGTCCAACCTTGCTGACCTTTCCCTGCGGCCCCGCATCCTGTACTCCTGCTACCACAACCGTAGCGCGGAAGGTGAGCAATTCGTGCCCGAGCATATTCTCAGCTTCCAAATTGCTGGCACGCTCACCACCTTCGACGGCAGCCGCAAGCAAGTGTTTCGGGAAGGCGACCTGCGCCTGAGCAAGCGTAACCACCTGGTCAAGTTCAGCAAGCAGCCGCCCGAGCACGGTGAGTTTAAGTCGTTGTCGGTAACGCTGGACCAGGAAACGCTGCGCCGCTTCAGCCTCGAACACAGCTACCACACCCCGGGACCGGCCGAGCCAGCAGAAGCCATTGTGGCCCTGCCGCTCACGCCCCTCTACCAGAGCTACCTCGATTCGCTGCGGCCCTACGAGCAGCTGGCCGAGGCTGGTTCGGCCGGTTTTCTGGCGCTCAAGGTACACGAGGCCATCCTGTTGCTGCTCAATAGCAACCCCGAGCTGCAGCACGTACTGTTTGACTTTACGGAGCCCGGCAAGCTGGACCTGGAGGCCTTCATGAACCGCAACTTTCATTTCAACGTGCGCCTGCCGCGCTTTGCTTACCTGACGGGCCGCAGCCTGGCCACGTTCAAGCGCGACTTTGAGAAAATTTTTCAGCTTTCCCCCAGCCGCTGGCTCTTGCGCCGCCGGTTGCAGGAAGCCTACTTCCTGATCAAAGAAAAGGGCCGGGCGCCATCAGAAGCCTATCTGGAGGTGGGCTTTGAAGACCTGTCCCACTTCTCGTTTGCCTTCAAGAAAATGTATGGCGTGGCCCCGTCCAAGCTCTAG
- a CDS encoding esterase-like activity of phytase family protein — MNKIFSVALLLAGAALPVLQACDKGEDTPENTAAPTSVASLRFIGEAKVPFRQDYSGTTLGGFSGIDYRPDNNSYYLMCDDPSNLQPVRFYTAALAFDEKSFSGVTFTSVTTLKRPDGTTFPRAGADATAIYGTIDPEGIRYDAATGHILWSSEGVRNLSPTLPGPVTNDPFLREANLDGSHVAQFGLPALFQVKATENGTRSNGSYEGLSVSPGGRFVFTAQEEPIYEDGPRAAFGVPATTRIVKYDKATRQVVGQYAYRLDAVHKAPVPATEFQLNGIVEVLALSETKLLVMERSFAVGATPDYVVKIHEVDLAAATDVSSLNGLQGASYTPVTKRLVLDLATTGIARVDNLEGMTFGPRLPNGHFSLIMVSDDNFAMSQITQFLAFEVIP; from the coding sequence ATGAACAAGATTTTCTCCGTAGCGCTGCTTCTGGCCGGTGCTGCCCTACCCGTGCTGCAGGCCTGCGACAAAGGTGAGGACACGCCCGAAAACACCGCCGCCCCGACCTCGGTAGCGTCGCTGCGCTTTATTGGCGAGGCCAAGGTTCCCTTCCGGCAGGACTATAGCGGCACCACGCTGGGCGGCTTCTCGGGCATTGATTACCGGCCCGACAACAACTCGTACTACCTCATGTGCGACGACCCTTCGAACCTGCAGCCGGTGCGCTTCTACACCGCCGCGCTGGCCTTCGATGAAAAGAGTTTTTCGGGCGTCACCTTCACCAGCGTCACTACCCTGAAGCGGCCCGACGGTACCACCTTTCCCCGGGCTGGCGCCGATGCAACGGCCATTTACGGCACCATCGACCCGGAAGGAATCCGTTACGATGCTGCTACGGGCCATATTCTCTGGAGCAGTGAAGGTGTGCGCAACCTGAGCCCGACCCTGCCGGGACCCGTAACCAACGACCCGTTTCTGCGCGAGGCCAACCTGGACGGTTCCCACGTGGCCCAGTTTGGCCTCCCGGCCCTATTTCAGGTAAAAGCCACCGAGAATGGTACCCGCTCCAACGGCTCCTATGAGGGCTTGTCGGTTTCGCCCGGCGGCCGGTTTGTGTTTACGGCCCAGGAAGAGCCGATTTACGAAGATGGCCCGCGGGCCGCGTTTGGCGTACCAGCCACTACGCGCATCGTGAAGTACGACAAGGCGACCCGGCAGGTGGTGGGCCAGTATGCTTACCGGCTCGATGCGGTGCACAAGGCGCCAGTGCCCGCCACAGAGTTTCAACTCAACGGCATCGTAGAGGTGCTGGCCCTCTCGGAAACCAAGCTGCTGGTAATGGAACGCTCCTTTGCCGTGGGCGCCACGCCCGACTACGTGGTGAAAATCCACGAGGTAGACCTAGCCGCCGCTACCGACGTGAGCAGCCTCAACGGTTTGCAGGGCGCCAGCTACACGCCCGTAACCAAGCGCCTGGTGCTGGACCTGGCTACTACCGGCATTGCCCGCGTCGACAACTTGGAGGGCATGACCTTCGGCCCGCGGTTACCCAATGGCCATTTTTCGCTGATTATGGTATCGGACGACAACTTTGCCATGAGTCAGATTACCCAATTCCTGGCCTTCGAAGTAATTCCGTAG
- a CDS encoding BLUF domain-containing protein, giving the protein MNHIVYMSRAVRPLSDQDLQELLSQCRRDNAQHNVTGILFYSHGHIAQLIEGDPAIIEPLYEKISLDGRHSNVTQLVNKPIANRSFPDWSMAFHPIQAEGFHALEGFFLPHQLPATPESLTIADALIVDLVRQAVFGADEPTAV; this is encoded by the coding sequence ATGAACCACATTGTGTACATGAGCCGGGCGGTCCGGCCACTGTCTGACCAAGACCTGCAGGAACTACTAAGCCAGTGCCGCCGCGACAATGCCCAGCACAATGTGACCGGTATTCTGTTTTACAGCCACGGCCACATTGCCCAGCTCATCGAGGGCGACCCGGCCATCATTGAGCCGCTGTACGAGAAGATTTCCCTCGACGGCCGCCATTCCAACGTAACCCAGCTGGTCAACAAGCCCATTGCCAACCGCAGCTTCCCCGACTGGTCCATGGCCTTCCACCCCATTCAGGCGGAAGGATTTCACGCCCTGGAAGGCTTTTTTCTGCCCCATCAGCTGCCCGCCACGCCCGAGTCGCTCACCATTGCCGACGCCTTGATTGTGGATCTGGTACGCCAGGCAGTGTTCGGTGCCGATGAGCCCACGGCCGTTTAA